Proteins found in one Magnolia sinica isolate HGM2019 chromosome 5, MsV1, whole genome shotgun sequence genomic segment:
- the LOC131246708 gene encoding UDP-glycosyltransferase 88A1-like, with translation MERKSDTIVLYPSPGMGHLISMVELGKRILSITSAFSTISILIPEAPINTGSTAPYIRRVSSSHPSITFHHLPSPISLSSSSSPSAHPETFVFRCLQLNNPNVLQTLQSISLSFSIRALIFDLFCAPVLDVTAKLNIPAYCFFTSGAAVLAVFLHFPILHRLHSTNYKDMHIPLHVPGVPPFPASSMPLPMLDRDDEAYHFLLYFTSQLTKCSRVIVNSFDALEPRAMKAILDGACVPDGPTPPVSCIGPLIAPGDSPDKSDCLAWLDSQPRRSVVFLCFGSLGLFSAAQLKEIAVGLEKSGQRFLWVVRSPPTEDKTQRFLAPPEPDLDALLPDGFVERSKDRGMVVKSWAPQVAVLKRESVGGFVTHCGWNSALEAVCEGVPMLAWPLYAEQHMNRVFMVEEMKIALPLEMDDKGFVNASQLERGVLELMDSEQGKALSQRLLDMKVSSMAAMSEGGSSYTALTELAQLWIGG, from the coding sequence atggagagaaagAGTGATACAATCGTCCTCTATCCATCtccagggatgggccaccttaTATCGATGGTCGAGCTTGGAAAGCGGATACTCTCCATTACCTCTGCCTTTTCCACCATCTCCATCCTCATCCCGGAAGCCCCTATCAACACCGGTTCCACTGCTCCTTACATCCGTCGCGTCTCATCTTCCCATCCATCTATCACCTTCCACCATCTCCCttcccccatctctctctcctcctcctcctctccttcTGCCCACCCAGAAACCTTCGTGTTCCGATGCCTCCAACTCAACAACCCCAACGTCCTTCAAACCCTCCAAtccatctccctctctttttctatcCGCGCCCTTATCTTCGACTTATTTTGTGCTCCTGTTCTCGACGTCACTGCCAAACTCAACATCCCTGCCTACTGCTTCTTCACTTCAGGAGCTGCTGTCCTTGCTGTCTTCCTTCACTTCCCCATCCTCCATCGCCTCCACTCCACAAACTACAAAGACATGCACATCCCTCTCCATGTGCCGGGCGTGCCACCCTTCCCTGCTTCCTCCATGCCTCTCCCCATGCTCGATCGTGATGACGAAGCCTACCATTTCTTACTCTACTTCACTTCCCAGCTAACCAAATGCAGCCGTGTCATCGTCAACTCCTTCGACGCGCTCGAGCCCCGAGCCATGAAGGCCATCTTGGATGGAGCCTGCGTTCCGGATGGTCCCACGCCGCCCGTCTCTTGTATCGGGCCGTTGATCGCACCCGGCGACAGTCCTGATAAGTCTGACTGCTTGGCGTGGCTCGACTCGCAGCCACGGCGGAgcgtggtgttcttgtgctttgGTAGCTTGGGGCTTTTCTCAGCTGCGCAGCTGAAGGAGATAGCGGTGGGGCTAGAGAAGAGCGGGCAGAGGTTCTTGTGGGTGGTGCGCAGTCCGCCCACAGAAGACAAGACCCAGCGCTTTTTAGCACCGCCAGAGCCTGATTTAGACGCTCTACTGCCGGATGGCTTCGTGGAGCGGAGCAAAGACAGGGGAATGGTGGTAaagtcgtgggccccacaggtggCAGTGTTGAAACGGGAATCGGTAGGTGGGTTCGTGACTCACTGCGGTTGGAACTCAGCTTTGGAAGCAGTGTGCGAGGGGGTGCCGATGTTGGCCTGGCCCCTCTACGCAGAGCAGCATATGAATAGGGTTTTTATGGTGGAGGAGATGAAGATTGCTCTCCCATTAGAAATGGACGACAAGGGGTTCGTGAACGCGTCTCAGTTAGAGAGAGGGGTTTTAGAGCTTATGGATTCTGAACAAGGAAAGGCCCTCTCTCAACGGCTCTTGGATATGAAAGTGAGTTCGATGGCAGCTATGAGTGAGGGCGGCTCTTCTTACACCGCCTTAACTGAGTTAGCCCAGTTATGGATTGGTGGTTGA